A genomic region of Papaver somniferum cultivar HN1 chromosome 7, ASM357369v1, whole genome shotgun sequence contains the following coding sequences:
- the LOC113294828 gene encoding glycylpeptide N-tetradecanoyltransferase 1-like, with amino-acid sequence MAENNSTVGSNGDGENLEISSEIGNSSNSNVVVNENDAAAIEAITQKVQDTLTVGGKKHKFWETQPVGQFKDLGDTSLPEGPIELPTPVSEVKQEPYNLPSLYEWTTCDIDSEETCAEVYSLLTNNYVEDDENMFRFNYSKEFLRWALRPPGYFKSWHIGVRVKVSKKLVAFITGIPAKIRVGDVVVMKAEINFLCVHKKLRSKRLAPVMIKEVTRRVHLENIWQAAYTAGVVLPTPIATCQYWHRSLNPKKLIDVGFSRLGARMTMSRTIKLYKLPESTVTPGFRKMELRDVPAVTRLLREYLSQFIVAPDFDEDDVEHWLLPTENVVDSYLVESPETHEITDFCSFYTLPSSILGNQNHSILKAAYSYYNVSTKTPLLQLMNDALIVAKQRDYDVFNALDIMHNESFLKELKFGPGDGQLHYYLYNYRVKHALKPSELGLVLL; translated from the coding sequence atggctGAAAACAATTCAACAGTTGGGTCTAATGGAGATGGAGAGAACTTAGAAATCAGCTCTGAAATTGGGAATTCATCGAATTCGAATGTTGTGGTTAACGAGAATGATGCTGCTGCGATTGAAGCGATAACGCAAAAAGTTCAGGACACATTGACTGTAGGAGGTAAGAAACATAAGTTTTGGGAAACACAACCTGTAGGGCAGTTTAAAGATCTAGGAGATACTAGTTTACCTGAAGGTCCAATTGAATTACCAACACCGGTATCTGAAGTGAAACAAGAACCTTATAATTTACCGAGTTTGTATGAGTGGACTACTTGTGATATCGATTCGGAAGAAACATGTGCTGAGGTTTATAGTTTGTTGACGAATAACTATGTTGAGGATGATGAGAATATGTTTAGGTTCAATTACTCCAAGGAGTTTCTGCGATGGGCACTTCGTCCTCCTGGTTATTTCAAGAGCTGGCATATTGGTGTTCGTGTGAAAGTTAGTAAGAAGCTTGTTGCATTTATTACTGGTATTCCTGCGAAGATTAGGGTCGGtgatgtggttgtgatgaagGCTGAGATTAATTTCTTGTGTGTTCATAAGAAGCTTAGGTCGAAGAGGCTGGCTCCTGTTATGATCAAGGAAGTTACTAGGAGGGTTCACTTGGAGAATATTTGGCAAGCTGCTTATACTGCTGGAGTTGTGCTTCCCACACCAATAGCGACTTGTCAGTATTGGCATAGGTCTTTGAACCCCAAGAAACTTATTGATGTGGGTTTCTCTAGATTGGGTGCTCGTATGACAATGAGCAGGACCATTAAGCTTTATAAGTTACCTGAATCCACTGTCACTCCAGGATTTAGGAAAATGGAGCTTCGTGATGTTCCTGCAGTTACACGGCTTCTTAGGGAATATTTAAGCCAGTTTATTGTTGCTCCTGATTTTGATGAAGACGATGTTGAACATTGGCTTCTCCCTACAGAGAATGTTGTGGACAGTTACTTGGTTGAGAGCCCAGAGACGCACGAGATTACCGACTTCTGCAGCTTTTACACTCTTCCATCATCCATCTTGGGTAACCAGAACCATTCAATTCTGAAGGCAGCTTATTCGTACTATAATGTCTCCACAAAGACTCCACTGCTGCAATTGATGAATGATGCTCTGATCGTGGCTAAACAGAGGGATTATGACGTCTTCAATGCGTTGGATATTATGCACAATGAATCTTTCTTGAAGGAGCTGAAATTCGGACCAGGTGACGGGCAACTTCATTATTATCTTTACAATTATCGTGTAAAACATGCACTGAAACCATCAGAGTTAGGGCTTGTACTCTTGTAG